A genomic window from Salvia splendens isolate huo1 chromosome 11, SspV2, whole genome shotgun sequence includes:
- the LOC121753890 gene encoding uncharacterized protein LOC121753890 isoform X3: protein MALFKFAPLCIDLVVWPAIALVYPLFVSIRAVETGSGYHMRKLVRYWIMFSLFSLFEFALVKVIEWIPFWSGVRLAVIFCLVMPQFEGACLAYQGLVSSFIDRFDMLMEERLCKRRTFLDAVDKYINENGSEALEKLIASQMTPPEARVENRCLETPLLKKSEQEWTCGLCKMTSVGLSTLNAHLQGSMHKSKLEILKASLLNAKDTGSSPLSQVQHTRSFSAAWDLKGTYAAAEFKERMPPKEPENTLLKKTEQEWTCDLCKVTTASKSMLNAHFQGSKHKSKLESPKACLLDTKDTGPPPLVEHAQSQETADSEVKEMTPRQETAEKWNCDMCKVTAMDLLTFNGHLQGCKHKAKLETIQKESLVDAKDTGSFSPLHAQPVSAAWDLNGTLEAAKDKEMMPPKETRETRLLETPLLKKAQQEWTAFITSVENVQSIPAGWDLKGTYAAAEVKQMMPPKETAEKSGPDPETPLHEKAHQEWNCDQCKVTTTDPLTLNGHLQWGEDNAKLETILKENLLDAKDTGPILPLVQHTLPVSAAWDLNGTLEAAKNKKLMLPKETAETRLPETPLLKKAQQEWTAFITNAEHAQSIPAGWDQKGTYAASEVIEMMPPTGTAEKGDTGTPLPEKAHQEWHCDLCKVTTSDPLILNGHLKGCRHKAKLKRCRHKAKLKTIQKESLLDTEDTGPLSPLHAQTVSANWDLNGTVEVAKDKEMMPPKETAEMRLPETSLLKKSQQELNGDMSKVTTESEFMLNDHLQGSQHKSKLETTLKASLLEAKDTGPSPSQVQHLQSVSAAWDLNGTHAAFEEEKIVPPKETAERRLPASPLLKKDKQEWAGDLCKVPTESVSTLNDHLEASNPNSKLETALEGTYAAAEMEGLMLPKETAENRLPETPLLKTDQPEGTGDVFNVTTKRDSMLNDHVQGNQPKSKLERALKASLLKAKDTGLSSLHTQPVSAAWFLKGTYVASEAREIRTPKETAEKRSPEIPLIENAQQKWTSDPCKVTTTNKIPLNGHLQETKHKDKLEFTKKESLLELEKHTASKNGHVKGSDSHRDVQVVKSEVKNGSPAALKEVQYMQPIEVPKCTYSNTEVKETKPPLKASRAGNPPFKKERIVKSEAKNGSSALQEVQYAQRLKVPGKTYANTEVKETMPPPEASRAVTPPLKQEWRCALCKVKATGEKDLNAHLLGNKHKDKLESLKKRKGKLVVLEISGTFRHWCILCDAKMATDVALASHIGGKRHASRIDEIEKLETSLSAGQCQ, encoded by the exons ATGGCGCTCTTCAAGTTTGCTCCTCTCTGCATCGATCTTGTTGTCTG GCCTGCAATTGCTCTGGTTTATCCCCT GTTTGTTTCAATCAGGGCAGTTGAGACTGGTTCTGGATACCACATGAGGAAGTTGGTCAGATATTGGATAATGTTCTCTTTGTTTTCTCTCTTTGAGTTTGCTTTAGTGAAAGTCATTGAGTG GATACCTTTCTGGTCTGGTGTAAGACTTGCAGTTATCTTCTGCTTAGTGATGCCTCAGTTTGAGGGTGCATGTCTTGCCTACCAAGGCCTTGTAAGTTCATTTATTGACAGGTTTGACATGCTAATGGAGGAGAGACTTTGTAAGAGAAGAACATTTTTGGATGCAGTAGACAAATACATCAACGAAAATGGATCAGAAGCTCTGGAAAAGCTTATTGCATCACAG ATGACACCACCAGAAGCAAGAGTGGAAAATAGATGCCTTGAGACTCCCCTCCTCAAGAAATCTGAGCAAGAATGGACCTGTGGCTTATGTAAGATGACTAGCGTCGGTTTGTCAACGCTGAATGCTCATCTTCAGGGAAGCATGCACAAGTCCAAGCTTGAGATCCTGAAAGCAAGCTTGCTTAATGCAAAAGATACAGGATCGTCGCCTTTG TCGCAGGTGCAACACACACGTTCATTTTCCGCTGCTTGGGATCTGAAGGGAACATATGCAGCTGCTGAGTTTAAAGAGAGAATGCCACCAAAAGAACCAGAGAACACTCTCCTCAAGAAAACTGAGCAAGAATGGACCTGTGATTTATGTAAGGTTACTACGGCGAGTAAGTCAATGTTGAATGCTCATTTTCAAGGGAGCAAGCACAAGTCCAAGCTTGAGTCCCCTAAAGCATGCTTACTTGATACGAAAGATACAGGTCCCCCGCCTTTG GTGGAGCATGCACAGTCACAAGAAACTGCAGATTCTGAGGTTAAAGAGATGACGCCGCGACAAGAAACTGCAGAAAAGTGGAACTGTGATATGTGCAAAGTGACAGCCATGGATCTGTTAACGTTTAACGGTCATCTTCAAGGGTGCAAACACAAGGCCAAGCTTGAGACTATCCAGAAAGAAAGCTTGGTTGATGCAAAAGATACAGGATCCTTCTCACCTTTG CATGCACAGCCAGTTTCTGCTGCTTGGGATCTGAACGGAACACTTGAAGCTGCTAAGGATAAAGAGATGATGCCGCCAAAAGAAACTCGAGAAACAAGACTCCTTGAAACCCCTCTCCTTAAAAAAGCTCAGCAAGAATGGACTGCCTTTATTACTAGC GTGGAGAATGTGCAGTCAATTCCTGCTGGGTGGGATCTGAAGGGAACATATGCAGCTGCTGAGGTTAAACAGATGATGCCGCCAAAAGAAACTGCAGAAAAGTCAGGCCCAGACCCAGAGACCCCTCTCCACGAGAAAGCTCATCAAGAATGGAACTGTGATCAGTGTAAGGTGACAACCACAGATCCGTTAACGTTAAACGGTCATCTTCAATGGGGCGAAGACAATGCCAAACTTGAGACTATCCTGAAAGAAAACTTGCTTGATGCAAAAGATACAGGACCCATCTTACCTTTG GTGCAGCACACACTGCCAGTTTCTGCTGCTTGGGATCTGAACGGAACACTTGAAGCTGCGAAGAATAAAAAGCTAATGCTACCAAAAGAAACTGCGGAAACCAGACTCCCAGAAACCCCTCTCCTCAAGAAAGCTCAGCAAGAATGGACTGCTTTTATTACTAAC GCGGAGCATGCACAGTCAATTCCTGCTGGTTGGGATCAGAAGGGAACATATGCAGCTTCTGAGGTTATAGAGATGATGCCGCCAACAGGAACTGCTGAAAAGGGGGACACAGGGACCCCTCTCCCCGAGAAAGCTCATCAAGAATGGCACTGTGATCTGTGCAAGGTGACAACCTCGGATCCGTTAATTCTGAATGGCCATCTTAAAGGGTGCAGACACAAGGCCAAGCTTAAGAGGTGCAGACACAAGGCCAAGCTTAAGACTATCCAGAAAGAAAGTTTGCTTGATACGGAAGATACAGGACCCTTATCACCTTTG CACGCACAGACAGTTTCTGCTAATTGGGATTTGAACGGAACAGTTGAAGTTGCTAAGGATAAAGAGATGATGCCACCAAAAGAAACTGCCGAAATGCGACTCCCAGAAACCTCTCTCCTCAAGAAATCTCAACAAGAATTGAATGGTGATATGTCCAAGGTTACTACTGAGAGTGAGTTCATGTTGAATGATCATCTTCAAGGTAGCCAACACAAGTCCAAGCTTGAGACCACCTTGAAAGCAAGCTTGCTCGAAGCAAAAGATACAGGACCTTCACCTTCG CAGGTGCAACACTTGCAGTCAGTTTCTGCCGCATGGGATCTGAATGGAACACATGCAGCTTTTGAGGAAGAAAAGATAGTGCCACCAAAAGAAACTGCAGAAAGGAGACTCCCAGCAAGCCCTCTCCTCAAGAAAGATAAGCAAGAATGGGCTGGTGATCTATGCAAGGTACCTACCGAGAGTGTGTCAACGCTGAATGATCATCTTGAAGCGAGCAACCCCAACTCCAAGCTTGAGACAGCCCTGGAA GGAACATATGCAGCTGCTGAGATGGAAGGTTTAATGCTCCCAAAGGAAACTGCGGAAAACAGGCTCCCAGAAACCCCCCTCCTCAAAACAGATCAGCCAGAAGGGACCGGTGATGTGTTCAATGTGACTACCAAGAGAGACTCAATGTTAAATGATCATGTTCAAGGCAACCAACCCAAGTCCAAGCTTGAGAGAGCCTTGAAAGCAAGTTTGCTCAAAGCTAAAGATACAGGACTCTCATCTTTG CACACTCAGCCAGTTTCTGCTGCTTGGTTCCTGAAGGGAACATATGTAGCTTCTGAGGCTAGAGAGATAAGAACACCAAAAGAAACTGCAGAAAAGAGAAGTCCAGAGATCCCTCTTATCGAGAATGCTCAGCAAAAATGGACCTCTGATCCATGCAAGGTGACAACCACAAATAAGATACCGTTAAATGGTCATCTTCAGGAGACAAAACACAAGGACAAGCTTGAGTTCACCAAGAAAGAAAGCTTGCTTGAACTTGAAAAGCATACTGCAAGCAAG AATGGACATGTTAAAGGGAGTGATTCCCACAGAGATGTCCAAGTTGTAAAATCAGAGGTGAAAAATGGTTCCCCGGCAGCTCTAAAAGAG GTGCAGTATATGCAGCCAATTGAGGTTCCCAAATGTACATATTCCAATACTGAGGTTAAAGAGACGAAGCCACCACTGAAAGCAAGTCGCGCAGGAAATCCTCCCTTCAAGAAAGAACGGATTGTAAAGTCAGAGGCAAAAAATGGTTCATCGGCATTACAAGAG GTGCAGTATGCACAGCGACTCAAGGTTCCTGGAAAAACATATGCCAATACTGAGGTTAAAGAGACAATGCCACCACCAGAAGCAAGTCGTGCAGTAACTCCTCCCCTCAAGCAAGAATGGAGATGTGCTTTATGTAAGGTGAAAGCCACGGGTGAGAAAGATTTGAATGCTCATCTTCTGGGAAATAAACACAAGGACAAGTTAGAATCACTGAAAAAAAGGAAGGGAAAGCTGGTTGTGTTAGAGATTAGTGGGACATTTAGACACTGGTGCATTCTATGTGATGCGAAGATGGCTACTGATGTTGCTTTGGCTTCTCATATTGGAGGGAAACGACATGCCTCTCGCATCGATGAAATCGAGAAACTTGAAACTAGCCTTTCAGCAGGTCAGTGTCAATGA
- the LOC121753890 gene encoding uncharacterized protein LOC121753890 isoform X2, protein MALFKFAPLCIDLVVWPAIALVYPLFVSIRAVETGSGYHMRKLVRYWIMFSLFSLFEFALVKVIEWIPFWSGVRLAVIFCLVMPQFEGACLAYQGLVSSFIDRFDMLMEERLCKRRTFLDAVDKYINENGSEALEKLIASQMTPPEARVENRCLETPLLKKSEQEWTCGLCKMTSVGLSTLNAHLQGSMHKSKLEILKASLLNAKDTGSSPLVQHTRSFSAAWDLKGTYAAAEFKERMPPKEPENTLLKKTEQEWTCDLCKVTTASKSMLNAHFQGSKHKSKLESPKACLLDTKDTGPPPLVEHAQSQETADSEVKEMTPRQETAEKWNCDMCKVTAMDLLTFNGHLQGCKHKAKLETIQKESLVDAKDTGSFSPLHAQPVSAAWDLNGTLEAAKDKEMMPPKETRETRLLETPLLKKAQQEWTAFITSVENVQSIPAGWDLKGTYAAAEVKQMMPPKETAEKSGPDPETPLHEKAHQEWNCDQCKVTTTDPLTLNGHLQWGEDNAKLETILKENLLDAKDTGPILPLVQHTLPVSAAWDLNGTLEAAKNKKLMLPKETAETRLPETPLLKKAQQEWTAFITNAEHAQSIPAGWDQKGTYAASEVIEMMPPTGTAEKGDTGTPLPEKAHQEWHCDLCKVTTSDPLILNGHLKGCRHKAKLKRCRHKAKLKTIQKESLLDTEDTGPLSPLVQHAQTVSANWDLNGTVEVAKDKEMMPPKETAEMRLPETSLLKKSQQELNGDMSKVTTESEFMLNDHLQGSQHKSKLETTLKASLLEAKDTGPSPSQVQHLQSVSAAWDLNGTHAAFEEEKIVPPKETAERRLPASPLLKKDKQEWAGDLCKVPTESVSTLNDHLEASNPNSKLETALEGTYAAAEMEGLMLPKETAENRLPETPLLKTDQPEGTGDVFNVTTKRDSMLNDHVQGNQPKSKLERALKASLLKAKDTGLSSLHTQPVSAAWFLKGTYVASEAREIRTPKETAEKRSPEIPLIENAQQKWTSDPCKVTTTNKIPLNGHLQETKHKDKLEFTKKESLLELEKHTASKNGHVKGSDSHRDVQVVKSEVKNGSPAALKEVQYMQPIEVPKCTYSNTEVKETKPPLKASRAGNPPFKKERIVKSEAKNGSSALQEVQYAQRLKVPGKTYANTEVKETMPPPEASRAVTPPLKQEWRCALCKVKATGEKDLNAHLLGNKHKDKLESLKKRKGKLVVLEISGTFRHWCILCDAKMATDVALASHIGGKRHASRIDEIEKLETSLSAGQCQ, encoded by the exons ATGGCGCTCTTCAAGTTTGCTCCTCTCTGCATCGATCTTGTTGTCTG GCCTGCAATTGCTCTGGTTTATCCCCT GTTTGTTTCAATCAGGGCAGTTGAGACTGGTTCTGGATACCACATGAGGAAGTTGGTCAGATATTGGATAATGTTCTCTTTGTTTTCTCTCTTTGAGTTTGCTTTAGTGAAAGTCATTGAGTG GATACCTTTCTGGTCTGGTGTAAGACTTGCAGTTATCTTCTGCTTAGTGATGCCTCAGTTTGAGGGTGCATGTCTTGCCTACCAAGGCCTTGTAAGTTCATTTATTGACAGGTTTGACATGCTAATGGAGGAGAGACTTTGTAAGAGAAGAACATTTTTGGATGCAGTAGACAAATACATCAACGAAAATGGATCAGAAGCTCTGGAAAAGCTTATTGCATCACAG ATGACACCACCAGAAGCAAGAGTGGAAAATAGATGCCTTGAGACTCCCCTCCTCAAGAAATCTGAGCAAGAATGGACCTGTGGCTTATGTAAGATGACTAGCGTCGGTTTGTCAACGCTGAATGCTCATCTTCAGGGAAGCATGCACAAGTCCAAGCTTGAGATCCTGAAAGCAAGCTTGCTTAATGCAAAAGATACAGGATCGTCGCCTTTG GTGCAACACACACGTTCATTTTCCGCTGCTTGGGATCTGAAGGGAACATATGCAGCTGCTGAGTTTAAAGAGAGAATGCCACCAAAAGAACCAGAGAACACTCTCCTCAAGAAAACTGAGCAAGAATGGACCTGTGATTTATGTAAGGTTACTACGGCGAGTAAGTCAATGTTGAATGCTCATTTTCAAGGGAGCAAGCACAAGTCCAAGCTTGAGTCCCCTAAAGCATGCTTACTTGATACGAAAGATACAGGTCCCCCGCCTTTG GTGGAGCATGCACAGTCACAAGAAACTGCAGATTCTGAGGTTAAAGAGATGACGCCGCGACAAGAAACTGCAGAAAAGTGGAACTGTGATATGTGCAAAGTGACAGCCATGGATCTGTTAACGTTTAACGGTCATCTTCAAGGGTGCAAACACAAGGCCAAGCTTGAGACTATCCAGAAAGAAAGCTTGGTTGATGCAAAAGATACAGGATCCTTCTCACCTTTG CATGCACAGCCAGTTTCTGCTGCTTGGGATCTGAACGGAACACTTGAAGCTGCTAAGGATAAAGAGATGATGCCGCCAAAAGAAACTCGAGAAACAAGACTCCTTGAAACCCCTCTCCTTAAAAAAGCTCAGCAAGAATGGACTGCCTTTATTACTAGC GTGGAGAATGTGCAGTCAATTCCTGCTGGGTGGGATCTGAAGGGAACATATGCAGCTGCTGAGGTTAAACAGATGATGCCGCCAAAAGAAACTGCAGAAAAGTCAGGCCCAGACCCAGAGACCCCTCTCCACGAGAAAGCTCATCAAGAATGGAACTGTGATCAGTGTAAGGTGACAACCACAGATCCGTTAACGTTAAACGGTCATCTTCAATGGGGCGAAGACAATGCCAAACTTGAGACTATCCTGAAAGAAAACTTGCTTGATGCAAAAGATACAGGACCCATCTTACCTTTG GTGCAGCACACACTGCCAGTTTCTGCTGCTTGGGATCTGAACGGAACACTTGAAGCTGCGAAGAATAAAAAGCTAATGCTACCAAAAGAAACTGCGGAAACCAGACTCCCAGAAACCCCTCTCCTCAAGAAAGCTCAGCAAGAATGGACTGCTTTTATTACTAAC GCGGAGCATGCACAGTCAATTCCTGCTGGTTGGGATCAGAAGGGAACATATGCAGCTTCTGAGGTTATAGAGATGATGCCGCCAACAGGAACTGCTGAAAAGGGGGACACAGGGACCCCTCTCCCCGAGAAAGCTCATCAAGAATGGCACTGTGATCTGTGCAAGGTGACAACCTCGGATCCGTTAATTCTGAATGGCCATCTTAAAGGGTGCAGACACAAGGCCAAGCTTAAGAGGTGCAGACACAAGGCCAAGCTTAAGACTATCCAGAAAGAAAGTTTGCTTGATACGGAAGATACAGGACCCTTATCACCTTTG GTTCAGCACGCACAGACAGTTTCTGCTAATTGGGATTTGAACGGAACAGTTGAAGTTGCTAAGGATAAAGAGATGATGCCACCAAAAGAAACTGCCGAAATGCGACTCCCAGAAACCTCTCTCCTCAAGAAATCTCAACAAGAATTGAATGGTGATATGTCCAAGGTTACTACTGAGAGTGAGTTCATGTTGAATGATCATCTTCAAGGTAGCCAACACAAGTCCAAGCTTGAGACCACCTTGAAAGCAAGCTTGCTCGAAGCAAAAGATACAGGACCTTCACCTTCG CAGGTGCAACACTTGCAGTCAGTTTCTGCCGCATGGGATCTGAATGGAACACATGCAGCTTTTGAGGAAGAAAAGATAGTGCCACCAAAAGAAACTGCAGAAAGGAGACTCCCAGCAAGCCCTCTCCTCAAGAAAGATAAGCAAGAATGGGCTGGTGATCTATGCAAGGTACCTACCGAGAGTGTGTCAACGCTGAATGATCATCTTGAAGCGAGCAACCCCAACTCCAAGCTTGAGACAGCCCTGGAA GGAACATATGCAGCTGCTGAGATGGAAGGTTTAATGCTCCCAAAGGAAACTGCGGAAAACAGGCTCCCAGAAACCCCCCTCCTCAAAACAGATCAGCCAGAAGGGACCGGTGATGTGTTCAATGTGACTACCAAGAGAGACTCAATGTTAAATGATCATGTTCAAGGCAACCAACCCAAGTCCAAGCTTGAGAGAGCCTTGAAAGCAAGTTTGCTCAAAGCTAAAGATACAGGACTCTCATCTTTG CACACTCAGCCAGTTTCTGCTGCTTGGTTCCTGAAGGGAACATATGTAGCTTCTGAGGCTAGAGAGATAAGAACACCAAAAGAAACTGCAGAAAAGAGAAGTCCAGAGATCCCTCTTATCGAGAATGCTCAGCAAAAATGGACCTCTGATCCATGCAAGGTGACAACCACAAATAAGATACCGTTAAATGGTCATCTTCAGGAGACAAAACACAAGGACAAGCTTGAGTTCACCAAGAAAGAAAGCTTGCTTGAACTTGAAAAGCATACTGCAAGCAAG AATGGACATGTTAAAGGGAGTGATTCCCACAGAGATGTCCAAGTTGTAAAATCAGAGGTGAAAAATGGTTCCCCGGCAGCTCTAAAAGAG GTGCAGTATATGCAGCCAATTGAGGTTCCCAAATGTACATATTCCAATACTGAGGTTAAAGAGACGAAGCCACCACTGAAAGCAAGTCGCGCAGGAAATCCTCCCTTCAAGAAAGAACGGATTGTAAAGTCAGAGGCAAAAAATGGTTCATCGGCATTACAAGAG GTGCAGTATGCACAGCGACTCAAGGTTCCTGGAAAAACATATGCCAATACTGAGGTTAAAGAGACAATGCCACCACCAGAAGCAAGTCGTGCAGTAACTCCTCCCCTCAAGCAAGAATGGAGATGTGCTTTATGTAAGGTGAAAGCCACGGGTGAGAAAGATTTGAATGCTCATCTTCTGGGAAATAAACACAAGGACAAGTTAGAATCACTGAAAAAAAGGAAGGGAAAGCTGGTTGTGTTAGAGATTAGTGGGACATTTAGACACTGGTGCATTCTATGTGATGCGAAGATGGCTACTGATGTTGCTTTGGCTTCTCATATTGGAGGGAAACGACATGCCTCTCGCATCGATGAAATCGAGAAACTTGAAACTAGCCTTTCAGCAGGTCAGTGTCAATGA